A single region of the Novosphingobium sp. SL115 genome encodes:
- a CDS encoding EF-hand domain-containing protein — protein MVRGLLGGLAALLLVAAGAFWWQGRAETAFGGEAPALPVESAPEAEPEGLPSADADGLTGVAPPEANAVGREARRFNGLDKDRDSRISRTEMLSPRASAFRKLDKDGNNLLTFEEWAVTTVDRFKSADNNADLFLTREEFATTRPKDKPKPKPKCSCK, from the coding sequence ATGGTTCGGGGTTTGCTGGGTGGTCTAGCCGCATTGCTGCTGGTGGCTGCAGGCGCATTCTGGTGGCAGGGCAGGGCAGAAACCGCATTTGGCGGTGAAGCGCCCGCGCTACCTGTCGAATCCGCGCCTGAGGCGGAGCCGGAAGGCCTGCCCAGCGCCGACGCCGATGGCCTGACCGGTGTCGCCCCGCCCGAAGCGAATGCGGTAGGCCGCGAAGCCCGCCGTTTCAACGGCTTGGACAAGGACCGCGACAGCCGCATCAGCCGCACCGAAATGCTCAGCCCCCGCGCCAGTGCTTTCCGCAAGCTGGACAAGGACGGCAACAACCTGCTGACGTTCGAAGAATGGGCAGTGACCACGGTTGACCGCTTCAAAAGCGCAGACAACAACGCGGACCTGTTCCTGACGCGCGAGGAGTTTGCCACCACGCGCCCCAAGGACAAGCCGAAACCCAAACCCAAATGTTCGTGCAAATAG
- the trmFO gene encoding methylenetetrahydrofolate--tRNA-(uracil(54)-C(5))-methyltransferase (FADH(2)-oxidizing) TrmFO has product MTHQVHIIGGGMAGSEAAWQLARRGIRVRLSEMRGGGDSTAAHNGDGLAELVCSNSFRSDDHEKNAVGLLHHEMRGCDSLLMAAAEKARVPAGSALAVDRDVFSALVEEALLAQPTLEIVRERVDVLPSAGLTIVATGPLTAPALANSIGTATGADSLAFFDAIAPIVYRESIDMDVAWMASRWDKGAEASLALGGDGRDYINCPMTKDQYFAFREELLAGEKTEFKEWEANTPYFDGCMPVEVMASRGVETLRFGPMKPVGLDNPHWATPEHPNGRWPYAVVQLRQDNKLGTLWNMVGFQTKLKHAEQVRVFRTIPGLENAEFARLGGLHRNTFLNSPTLLDRQLRLKSAPHIRFAGQITGCEGYVESASVGMLAGLMTAAQITGREWSPPPRTTALGALLSHITGDAEADSYQPMNVNFGLFPPVDESVKKKARKEAYTSRGKADMAEWVKTLP; this is encoded by the coding sequence ATGACACATCAGGTTCACATCATCGGCGGCGGCATGGCCGGAAGCGAGGCAGCATGGCAGCTTGCCCGGCGCGGCATTCGTGTGCGGCTGTCGGAAATGCGCGGCGGCGGTGACAGCACGGCAGCGCACAATGGCGATGGGCTGGCCGAACTGGTCTGCTCCAATTCCTTTCGGTCGGACGATCACGAAAAGAACGCCGTGGGCCTGCTCCACCACGAAATGCGCGGGTGCGACAGCCTGCTGATGGCGGCAGCGGAAAAGGCACGGGTCCCGGCAGGATCGGCGCTGGCAGTGGATCGCGACGTGTTTTCCGCACTGGTCGAAGAAGCGCTGCTAGCGCAGCCAACGCTCGAAATCGTGCGCGAGCGGGTGGATGTGCTGCCATCGGCTGGATTGACCATCGTGGCCACCGGCCCGCTGACCGCCCCCGCCCTTGCCAACAGCATCGGCACGGCGACAGGGGCGGATTCGCTGGCGTTTTTCGATGCCATCGCCCCCATCGTCTATCGCGAGAGCATCGACATGGACGTGGCGTGGATGGCGTCGCGCTGGGACAAAGGGGCGGAAGCATCGTTGGCACTGGGCGGTGACGGACGCGATTACATCAACTGCCCGATGACCAAGGACCAATACTTTGCCTTCCGCGAGGAATTGCTGGCAGGCGAAAAGACGGAGTTCAAGGAATGGGAGGCGAACACCCCCTATTTCGATGGCTGTATGCCGGTCGAAGTCATGGCGTCGCGCGGCGTGGAAACGCTGCGCTTCGGACCGATGAAGCCGGTTGGGCTGGACAATCCGCACTGGGCAACGCCCGAACATCCCAATGGCCGCTGGCCCTACGCCGTGGTCCAGTTGCGGCAGGACAACAAGCTCGGCACCCTGTGGAACATGGTCGGCTTTCAGACCAAGCTGAAACATGCCGAACAGGTGCGCGTGTTCCGCACTATTCCGGGGCTGGAGAACGCAGAGTTCGCGCGGCTTGGCGGGCTGCACCGCAACACTTTCCTCAATTCACCCACCCTGCTTGATCGGCAATTACGGTTGAAAAGCGCGCCGCACATCCGCTTTGCCGGACAGATCACCGGCTGCGAAGGCTATGTCGAAAGTGCCTCGGTGGGTATGTTGGCAGGGCTGATGACGGCGGCACAGATTACGGGGCGCGAATGGTCACCGCCGCCGCGCACAACTGCGCTGGGCGCGCTGCTGTCGCACATCACCGGCGATGCTGAGGCTGACAGCTATCAGCCGATGAACGTGAACTTCGGCCTGTTTCCTCCCGTCGATGAATCGGTGAAGAAAAAGGCCCGCAAAGAAGCCTATACCTCGCGGGGCAAAGCCGACATGGCGGAATGGGTCAAAACCCTGCCCTGA
- a CDS encoding lysoplasmalogenase: MPKRALIEKRPWLVASLAAGVSYWLAAKGQVPGLWLIAWKGASVAFLAAYAWAHHPSRNAHLIALVMALGALGDMVLEVNFTGGAIAFVLGHLAAITLYLRHRRLNPTSSQKAAAVTTLLAVPLISWQLTGAAEVALYALGLGGMAAAAWLSSFPRYRVGVGAMMFVTSDLLIFARMGPLAHSALASLLIWPLYYFGQFLICTGVIGTLRKKGEFSAG; encoded by the coding sequence GTGCCGAAACGCGCGCTGATCGAAAAACGCCCATGGCTGGTGGCCAGCCTTGCTGCCGGTGTCAGTTATTGGCTGGCCGCAAAGGGGCAGGTTCCGGGGCTGTGGTTGATCGCGTGGAAGGGGGCAAGTGTTGCCTTCCTGGCAGCCTATGCTTGGGCGCATCATCCGTCGCGCAATGCCCACCTGATCGCGCTGGTCATGGCATTGGGCGCGCTCGGCGATATGGTGCTGGAAGTGAATTTTACCGGCGGTGCCATTGCGTTTGTGCTGGGCCATCTTGCCGCGATTACCCTGTATCTGCGCCATCGCCGGCTTAATCCCACCAGCAGCCAGAAGGCCGCAGCCGTCACCACGCTGCTCGCCGTCCCGCTGATTTCATGGCAATTGACCGGTGCAGCCGAAGTCGCGCTTTATGCACTTGGCCTTGGCGGCATGGCTGCGGCGGCATGGCTCAGCAGCTTTCCGCGCTATCGCGTTGGGGTGGGCGCGATGATGTTCGTTACGTCAGACCTACTGATTTTTGCGCGTATGGGACCACTGGCGCACAGCGCATTGGCCAGCCTGCTGATATGGCCGCTTTACTACTTCGGACAATTTCTGATTTGCACCGGGGTCATCGGCACCCTTCGGAAAAAGGGTGAGTTTTCGGCGGGCTAA